One genomic segment of Culturomica massiliensis includes these proteins:
- a CDS encoding SusC/RagA family TonB-linked outer membrane protein — protein sequence MKKLIILLGCLYPFFLFGQGKIFNGEVVSDQDNQPLVGVTVLEKGTYNAVITDVNGNFNIKTQGTSPILVFSFVGMITQEHPAKTDMKIRLKEDVLQLEEVMVTAYGTSKKASFTGSASVIDNKKIEKLQVSNISQLLQGAGSGVQVIDSDGQPGSDATIRIRGISSINGVSSPLYVVDGTPYGGYVNAINPNDIETITILKDASATALYGSRAASGVVLITTKKGKTEKPQFNFRSSFGFSQLAVDLPEVLSPRQYHEMAWEAIRNGYLDNGNGVSSYAAASYATENLTNYLRINAYDNNTPVGIDGKLVPGSQYLWKGNSWKDALFKNRLRMEMNADVSGSTKTTDYFISLGYLDDKGSLTVSEFKRYSGRVNVNTKIREWFEVGLNTSLAHSLYNSPDQSRVIRFVREVPDIYPIYEWDKEKQTYRTDENGNRILDFGSYRPTTAWPNTNPLGEAQYDQRYSELDNVTARLQAGINLPYNIQFKTTLGVDYSIGSGYDYYNNLYGWSAQTEGKSSRSRNRFFVYTFNTLLTWDKQFNQHHINILAGHEAYSSRSNFLSGEKERFPMGGIYELNAAATLLNASSSEDNLRLESWLSKIEYDFMNKYYLSGSFRTDGSSRFSKDQRWGNFWSVGASWRISNEEFLKNVSWINNLKLKASYGSQGNDNIGSLYGYQGTYTSGWNDYDHPGYLVGSLPTPNLRWESNYQINIGLDARLWNRIDFSFEWYDRTTKNLLFWRDLPPSTGVGSIKDNIGDVRNRGIELQINSVNILTKDFRWETDFNLSHYRNKILKLPMEEKVNGLHKWKVGKSVYDFFMPEWAGVDPDTGDGYFWQDVYDRDANNQYITNANGEKVVAGKVKVTNYSDATRHYQKSALPKVFGGFTNNFYYRNFDLSVFLYYSIGGQVYDSDYASIMHTGSNIGYNWSKDLLNRWTPDNRHTNVPRATTYSNNWNSTSTRFLYDASYVRVKNITFGYRLPAKLMERFNLKSLRIYFKGDNLFTWSKHKGMDPETDISGVASNRLTTMRKISFGLDLTF from the coding sequence ATGAAAAAATTAATCATACTTCTAGGATGTCTTTATCCATTCTTTCTCTTCGGACAAGGGAAAATATTCAATGGAGAAGTTGTATCCGATCAGGACAATCAACCCTTAGTCGGGGTAACCGTTCTGGAGAAAGGGACCTATAATGCCGTCATCACAGACGTAAACGGAAATTTCAATATCAAAACACAAGGAACGTCTCCTATCCTCGTCTTCAGTTTTGTCGGTATGATTACACAAGAGCATCCGGCAAAAACGGATATGAAAATCCGTTTGAAAGAAGACGTATTGCAACTGGAAGAAGTCATGGTAACGGCCTACGGAACATCGAAAAAGGCTTCCTTTACCGGATCGGCCTCTGTTATTGATAACAAAAAAATCGAAAAGTTACAGGTATCCAACATTTCCCAACTCCTGCAAGGAGCAGGATCAGGCGTACAGGTTATCGACAGCGACGGACAGCCGGGAAGCGACGCAACCATAAGGATACGGGGTATCAGTTCAATCAACGGAGTCAGCTCACCTTTATATGTTGTCGACGGAACTCCCTACGGAGGATACGTCAACGCCATCAACCCCAACGACATCGAAACCATCACCATTTTAAAGGATGCGTCTGCCACTGCCTTATACGGTTCACGTGCTGCCAGCGGCGTGGTACTGATTACAACCAAAAAAGGAAAAACGGAAAAACCGCAATTCAATTTCCGTTCCAGCTTCGGTTTTTCTCAATTGGCAGTAGACTTGCCGGAGGTTCTTTCTCCGCGGCAATACCACGAAATGGCCTGGGAAGCCATCCGCAACGGATATCTGGACAACGGCAACGGTGTCAGTTCCTACGCTGCGGCTTCATACGCCACAGAAAATCTGACCAACTATTTACGTATAAATGCCTATGACAACAACACACCTGTCGGTATTGACGGTAAACTTGTTCCGGGAAGTCAATACCTGTGGAAAGGTAACAGTTGGAAAGACGCCCTGTTTAAAAACCGCCTCCGCATGGAGATGAACGCAGATGTCAGCGGCTCTACCAAGACAACCGATTATTTTATCTCTCTGGGATATTTAGACGATAAAGGCTCTCTGACAGTATCCGAATTCAAGCGTTATTCAGGACGTGTAAATGTCAATACAAAAATCAGGGAATGGTTTGAAGTGGGTTTAAACACCTCCCTTGCACATTCCTTATATAACTCTCCGGATCAAAGCCGGGTCATCCGATTCGTCCGCGAAGTACCGGATATCTATCCGATTTATGAATGGGACAAGGAAAAACAAACATACAGAACAGATGAAAACGGCAACAGGATACTCGATTTCGGTTCCTACCGACCGACAACAGCCTGGCCCAATACCAACCCTTTGGGAGAAGCCCAATACGACCAAAGGTATTCCGAACTCGACAACGTCACCGCACGTCTTCAGGCTGGTATAAACCTTCCGTACAACATACAATTCAAAACAACCTTAGGTGTCGATTATTCCATCGGCAGCGGTTATGATTACTACAATAACCTGTACGGCTGGTCCGCCCAGACAGAAGGCAAATCTTCCAGAAGCAGAAACCGGTTTTTCGTCTACACATTCAACACGCTTTTGACTTGGGACAAACAATTCAACCAGCATCACATCAACATACTGGCCGGCCACGAAGCCTATTCCAGCCGTTCGAATTTCCTTTCAGGAGAAAAAGAACGCTTCCCCATGGGCGGCATTTATGAACTGAATGCAGCAGCTACGCTATTGAACGCTTCTTCTTCCGAAGACAACCTGAGACTGGAAAGCTGGCTGAGTAAAATCGAGTACGACTTTATGAACAAATACTATCTCTCCGGTAGTTTCCGCACCGACGGTTCTTCCCGCTTCAGCAAAGACCAAAGATGGGGTAACTTCTGGTCTGTAGGCGCCTCCTGGCGAATCTCGAACGAAGAATTCCTGAAAAATGTTTCCTGGATCAACAACCTCAAATTAAAAGCCAGTTACGGTTCACAGGGAAATGACAATATCGGCTCCCTGTACGGTTATCAGGGCACGTACACTTCCGGCTGGAACGATTACGACCATCCCGGCTACCTGGTCGGTTCACTACCTACTCCCAATCTACGATGGGAAAGCAACTACCAAATTAACATCGGTCTGGACGCCCGCCTCTGGAATCGCATTGATTTCTCATTCGAGTGGTATGACAGAACAACCAAAAATCTGCTCTTTTGGAGAGACCTGCCCCCTTCTACCGGTGTCGGAAGTATCAAAGACAATATCGGAGACGTGAGAAACCGGGGTATAGAATTACAAATCAACTCTGTAAACATCCTTACAAAAGACTTCCGTTGGGAAACCGATTTCAATCTTTCCCATTACCGGAATAAAATTCTCAAACTACCGATGGAAGAAAAGGTAAACGGATTACACAAATGGAAGGTAGGTAAATCTGTATACGATTTCTTTATGCCCGAATGGGCCGGCGTAGACCCGGACACCGGAGACGGTTACTTCTGGCAGGATGTATACGACCGGGATGCCAACAACCAATACATCACGAATGCAAACGGTGAAAAAGTAGTGGCAGGAAAGGTAAAAGTAACCAATTACAGCGATGCTACCCGCCATTATCAAAAATCAGCCCTTCCGAAAGTTTTCGGTGGATTTACCAATAATTTCTACTACCGGAATTTCGACCTTTCCGTTTTCCTGTATTACAGCATAGGCGGACAAGTCTATGACAGCGACTACGCCTCCATCATGCATACGGGAAGCAATATCGGTTACAACTGGAGCAAAGACCTGCTGAACCGCTGGACCCCCGACAACCGTCATACCAACGTACCACGGGCTACAACCTATTCCAACAATTGGAACAGCACGTCCACCCGCTTCCTGTATGATGCTTCCTATGTACGGGTAAAAAATATCACTTTCGGTTATCGTTTGCCGGCAAAATTGATGGAAAGATTTAACCTGAAATCTTTACGCATATATTTCAAAGGAGACAACCTGTTTACCTGGAGCAAACACAAAGGCATGGACCCGGAAACGGATATTTCCGGTGTCGCCAGCAACCGGCTGACGACCATGAGAAAAATTTCTTTCGGACTGGATCTGACTTTTTAA
- a CDS encoding RagB/SusD family nutrient uptake outer membrane protein: protein MKTKNNIRITAYLFLCMSLFSCSQDFLETKSSTDLGDKLIYKTTASTRGVLYGIYKYMRSWGCTPHVRMDCCGLHTNLLTFDVMGTDITMQPGTWYWYDYDYWHTGSETEFKTDHFWRFYYIIINNCNNILFYIDDAEGPVSEKEAIAGEARALRAFAYFHLIQLYQQTYTIAKQMPGVPLYTTPAKGNAENNPRASVEKIYKVITTDLEKAVLSLPTQRESKYYINANVAAGILARVYLTMGRWHEAAAMAQQARAGYPLMSAEQWTEGFNNMSNPEWIWGIHQTSTENVGWGSTFSILDFERGDQKSFRINDKLVEKYSDTDVRGTLITPVGSLLGNRKFREPATLNIGHMVLMRSSEMLLIEAEASAKDGDETHAQDLLYELQAKRDPNARKTDRKGNELIELILLERRKELWAEGFSLFDLLRNQKSLVREGDHQSLKNFPANSWKFIFQIPRSELDVNKGILPEDQNPNTGVYTY, encoded by the coding sequence ATGAAAACAAAGAATAACATCCGAATTACAGCGTATCTGTTTCTCTGTATGAGTCTCTTTTCCTGTTCGCAGGACTTTCTGGAGACCAAATCGAGCACAGATCTGGGCGACAAGCTGATTTACAAAACAACGGCTTCCACAAGAGGAGTTCTTTACGGTATATACAAATACATGCGTTCCTGGGGATGTACTCCTCATGTCCGGATGGATTGCTGCGGACTCCATACCAACCTCCTCACATTCGACGTCATGGGCACTGACATTACGATGCAACCGGGCACCTGGTACTGGTATGACTACGACTACTGGCATACCGGTAGTGAAACCGAATTCAAAACCGATCACTTCTGGCGCTTTTATTACATTATTATCAATAACTGCAACAACATTTTATTTTACATCGATGATGCAGAAGGACCGGTCAGTGAAAAAGAAGCCATTGCCGGAGAAGCCCGGGCACTCCGAGCATTTGCTTACTTTCACCTGATACAATTATACCAGCAGACTTATACAATTGCCAAACAGATGCCTGGTGTTCCTCTCTATACCACTCCGGCCAAAGGGAATGCGGAAAACAACCCCAGAGCCTCTGTCGAAAAAATCTATAAAGTCATCACGACCGATCTGGAAAAAGCCGTACTGTCCTTACCGACTCAAAGAGAAAGTAAATACTATATCAATGCGAATGTAGCCGCCGGTATACTGGCCCGGGTATACTTAACCATGGGAAGGTGGCATGAAGCAGCCGCAATGGCCCAACAGGCCCGGGCAGGTTATCCGCTGATGAGCGCCGAACAATGGACGGAGGGTTTCAACAACATGAGCAATCCCGAATGGATTTGGGGTATACATCAAACGTCTACCGAGAATGTCGGATGGGGGAGCACCTTTTCCATATTGGATTTTGAAAGAGGCGATCAAAAAAGTTTCAGGATAAACGATAAGCTGGTGGAAAAATACTCCGATACGGATGTGCGCGGAACATTGATTACACCGGTAGGAAGCCTGCTCGGCAACCGGAAATTCAGAGAGCCGGCTACACTGAATATCGGACACATGGTCCTGATGCGCTCCTCAGAAATGCTGTTGATAGAAGCAGAAGCTTCCGCCAAAGACGGGGACGAAACCCATGCCCAGGACCTGCTATATGAATTACAGGCCAAACGGGACCCCAATGCCCGAAAAACCGACCGAAAAGGTAACGAACTCATCGAATTGATATTACTGGAAAGAAGAAAAGAATTGTGGGCGGAAGGATTCAGTCTGTTCGATTTGCTCAGAAACCAAAAATCTCTTGTCAGAGAAGGAGATCATCAAAGTCTGAAAAATTTTCCGGCTAATTCCTGGAAATTTATTTTTCAGATTCCACGAAGCGAACTGGATGTCAACAAAGGTATTCTGCCCGAAGATCAAAATCCCAATACGGGGGTATACACCTATTAA
- a CDS encoding ornithine cyclodeaminase family protein codes for MNTIKILSSEDIKNLVSMKEAINTIATAFCDLSAKNVNMPLRTITDFGENELTLFYKPSLMPSLHSVGIKLLSQYKTGGKNGHPTIQGIVVLIDPENNTTQAILDGTYLTALRTGAASGVATRALSREDSETFVLFGAGAQGYTQFEAVCCARNIKKAYIFDINKEAIDRFIRHYQNLGQVSLYPGEDLSVLPEADIISTVTNSKQPLFPLELLKKGVHINAIGSYNPSMHELPTNIFTSASLFVDHKDSCFSESGDIIIPLSEGLLPPEHYKGEIGEVLLSRIPGRTSPEEITVFKSVGIAIQDLAAANYAYRQACQQGMGINIQL; via the coding sequence ATGAATACGATAAAAATTCTTTCTTCCGAAGATATTAAAAACCTGGTATCTATGAAAGAAGCGATAAATACCATTGCAACGGCATTCTGCGATTTATCGGCTAAAAATGTAAATATGCCTTTACGGACAATAACGGATTTCGGGGAAAACGAGCTTACGCTTTTTTACAAGCCTTCACTCATGCCTTCCCTGCACTCTGTCGGCATCAAACTTTTGAGCCAATATAAAACGGGAGGTAAAAACGGGCATCCGACTATACAAGGAATTGTCGTTCTCATCGATCCCGAGAACAACACGACCCAAGCCATCCTAGACGGCACCTATCTGACAGCCCTGCGGACAGGAGCTGCCAGCGGTGTCGCCACCCGTGCCCTTTCCCGGGAAGACTCGGAAACATTCGTGCTTTTCGGAGCCGGAGCCCAAGGATATACCCAGTTCGAAGCCGTTTGTTGTGCCCGTAATATAAAAAAAGCCTATATCTTCGATATTAACAAAGAGGCCATCGACAGATTTATCCGGCATTACCAAAATCTCGGACAGGTCAGCTTATATCCGGGAGAAGACTTGTCCGTCCTTCCGGAAGCCGATATTATCAGCACCGTAACGAATTCGAAACAACCGTTATTTCCGCTTGAATTGCTGAAAAAAGGAGTACATATCAATGCCATCGGTTCCTACAATCCGAGTATGCACGAATTACCGACAAATATTTTCACGTCGGCTTCACTCTTTGTCGATCACAAAGACTCCTGTTTTTCGGAAAGCGGCGACATTATTATACCTTTATCCGAAGGTTTGTTGCCTCCGGAACATTATAAGGGGGAAATCGGAGAAGTTTTGCTGTCCCGGATTCCGGGACGTACTTCTCCGGAGGAAATTACTGTTTTCAAGAGCGTCGGAATTGCGATACAAGATTTAGCGGCTGCCAATTATGCCTACCGCCAAGCTTGTCAGCAAGGCATGGGAATCAATATTCAATTATAA
- a CDS encoding L-serine ammonia-lyase, iron-sulfur-dependent, subunit alpha, giving the protein MMDLPVSIFNDVLGPVMRGPSSSHTAAAARIGQLARQLAGGKIQKAVVEFTPDGSLATTYHTQGSDIGLAGGLLGLSLSSPELLKSLSLAAQNGLDIQFHIRKYEATHPNTYKLSLTTSDSSSFSLTALSTGGGMIQITEIDGFPAEIYGDYWELLLYLPDTPGDISEQVKNSRIFQDISLENHTIHCRNQDHLIHLKFSQALEEKTIACITRQFNCNKYRYTSPVLPVTSGCRNRILFHTAAELENAFPKPDTQLWEMALKYESQRGNISEDEVWKMAAGILKIMRQAVQNGLQGTFYKNRILQQQSHLMENAAARLLQAPLINKISQYTMAVMETKSAFGTIVAAPTAGSCAAIPGAILGSADCCGFTEEDCIKALLAAGIVGVLIAQRSTFSAEVAGCQAECGSASGMAAAAIVQLMGGSARTALQASSFALQNIFGMVCDPVANRVEVPCLGKNILAATNGFTAANLITAGVNAVLPLDEVIAAMDEVGRSLPAKLRCTALGGLSVTPTSLAIEKQLKNLDE; this is encoded by the coding sequence ATGATGGACCTACCGGTAAGTATTTTTAATGACGTTTTAGGCCCGGTAATGCGGGGGCCTTCGAGTTCACATACGGCAGCCGCTGCCAGAATCGGACAGCTGGCAAGGCAATTGGCCGGCGGAAAAATCCAAAAAGCAGTGGTCGAATTTACCCCGGACGGCTCGCTTGCCACAACTTACCATACCCAAGGTTCAGATATCGGCCTGGCAGGTGGATTGTTGGGGTTGTCCCTCTCTTCGCCCGAGCTGTTGAAGTCATTATCCCTGGCTGCACAAAACGGCCTGGATATCCAATTTCACATCCGGAAATATGAAGCGACACATCCCAACACTTACAAGCTTTCATTAACGACAAGCGATAGCTCGTCTTTCAGCCTGACGGCCCTATCTACCGGAGGAGGGATGATACAAATCACAGAGATTGACGGTTTTCCGGCAGAAATTTACGGCGACTATTGGGAACTGTTACTTTACCTGCCCGATACTCCCGGCGATATCAGCGAACAAGTGAAAAACAGCAGGATATTTCAGGACATTTCCCTCGAAAACCATACCATACATTGCCGAAATCAGGATCATCTCATCCACCTGAAATTTTCACAGGCATTGGAAGAAAAAACCATTGCCTGTATTACACGCCAATTCAACTGCAACAAATACAGGTACACCTCACCTGTATTACCCGTCACATCCGGATGCCGAAACCGGATCCTTTTCCATACGGCGGCCGAACTGGAAAATGCGTTTCCGAAGCCGGACACTCAATTGTGGGAAATGGCTTTGAAATACGAGTCCCAAAGAGGTAACATTTCAGAAGATGAAGTGTGGAAAATGGCGGCCGGCATTCTGAAAATAATGCGTCAGGCAGTCCAAAACGGACTACAAGGCACTTTTTATAAAAACCGGATTCTTCAGCAACAATCCCATCTAATGGAGAATGCTGCTGCCCGCCTATTACAAGCTCCTCTGATCAATAAAATTTCCCAATATACGATGGCCGTGATGGAGACAAAAAGCGCTTTCGGTACTATCGTTGCTGCCCCAACCGCCGGCTCCTGTGCCGCAATCCCCGGAGCCATTTTAGGAAGCGCCGACTGCTGTGGCTTTACGGAAGAAGATTGCATCAAAGCCTTACTTGCCGCAGGTATTGTAGGTGTGCTCATCGCTCAACGATCCACCTTCTCCGCAGAAGTCGCAGGCTGTCAGGCAGAATGCGGATCAGCTTCCGGCATGGCCGCCGCCGCGATAGTACAGTTAATGGGAGGCTCTGCCCGGACAGCCCTGCAAGCCAGTTCTTTCGCCCTACAAAATATCTTCGGAATGGTTTGCGATCCTGTCGCAAACCGGGTAGAAGTACCTTGCCTGGGTAAGAATATCCTGGCTGCAACAAACGGATTCACCGCAGCAAATCTCATCACTGCCGGCGTAAATGCCGTTCTTCCTCTGGATGAAGTCATTGCTGCAATGGACGAAGTCGGACGTTCACTTCCGGCAAAACTTCGTTGTACAGCACTGGGTGGATTATCCGTCACCCCGACCTCCCTGGCGATCGAAAAACAATTAAAAAATTTGGACGAATAA
- a CDS encoding AraC family transcriptional regulator, giving the protein MDSLYFKVTLHQQESLKIEEWELPHFYSLLHFHPEYQLTIIRKSNGFLFVADKMYRFSPGDIFIIGPNIPHVFQNDDTYHDNSVPKVDAVSIFFTEKSFGEGLFSIPEAGRIKELLHKSIYGIKLSCSHHGELRLILNDIGQKKGFDRILDLLKVLNELSLSKELEMISLLQTPTLKQKDECSKINTVYEYVLKNYHNPIHLNEISALVNMSHYSFCKFFKQRTTKTFVQFLTEVRIGMACKHLVEGKMNITEIAYQSGFSNLSNFIRQFKKLIGSTPSEYQKKINEHQV; this is encoded by the coding sequence ATGGATTCACTATACTTCAAAGTTACATTACATCAACAAGAATCTTTGAAGATTGAAGAATGGGAACTTCCACATTTTTATTCTTTATTGCATTTTCATCCGGAATATCAATTGACAATTATCCGGAAAAGCAATGGTTTTCTATTTGTAGCTGATAAAATGTACAGATTTTCTCCGGGAGACATATTTATCATCGGCCCCAATATTCCACATGTATTTCAAAACGACGATACCTATCACGATAACTCTGTTCCCAAAGTAGATGCCGTATCCATCTTTTTTACGGAAAAATCGTTCGGAGAAGGTCTGTTCTCAATTCCCGAAGCCGGTCGTATAAAAGAACTGCTCCATAAATCGATATACGGGATCAAATTGTCTTGCAGTCATCACGGGGAACTCCGCCTTATCTTAAACGACATCGGACAAAAGAAAGGTTTCGACCGGATATTGGATTTATTAAAGGTATTGAATGAATTATCACTTTCCAAAGAGCTGGAGATGATTTCCTTATTACAAACACCCACTCTAAAGCAAAAAGACGAATGCTCTAAAATCAACACCGTTTACGAATACGTATTAAAAAATTATCACAACCCGATACACCTCAATGAGATTTCTGCTTTGGTAAACATGTCTCATTACAGCTTTTGTAAATTTTTCAAACAGCGGACAACAAAAACCTTTGTGCAGTTTCTCACGGAAGTGAGAATCGGAATGGCATGTAAACACTTGGTCGAAGGCAAAATGAACATTACGGAAATTGCTTACCAATCCGGATTCAGTAATTTATCCAACTTCATCCGTCAATTTAAAAAACTCATCGGATCAACCCCTTCCGAATACCAAAAAAAAATCAACGAACACCAAGTCTGA
- the cysS gene encoding cysteine--tRNA ligase, translating to MEQKLTIYNTMSRRKEEFQPLNPPFVGLYVCGPTVYGDAHLGHARPAITFDILFRYLQYLGYKVRYIRNITDVGHLTNDSDDGEDKIEKKARLDRLEPMEIVQFYTNRYHKNMEQLNTLPPSIEPHASGHIIEQQALVKKILENGFAYESEGSIYFDVEAYNKKYQYGKLSGRKVEELFANTRQLDGQNEKRNPYDFALWKKATPEHIMRWPSPWSEGFPGWHLECSCMSQKYLGDTFDIHGGGLDLQFPHHECEIAQSTAAYGHEAVRYWMHNNMVTINGQKMGKSLGNFITLDQLFNGENDVLEQAYSPMTVRFFILQAHYRSPLDFSNEALKAAEKGYERLMAAVEVLNKLTPSTQNTVDVEELWTKCTEAMSDDLNTPILISQLFEGVRIINSIAAGKEQINRANLDRLKKLYHDFVFDILGLKAETESIGKDHEALGKVLDMVMSIRTEAKQKKDWATSDKIRDDLKNAGVNIKDTKDGYEWNIE from the coding sequence ATGGAGCAGAAATTGACGATATATAACACCATGTCGCGCCGGAAAGAGGAGTTTCAACCGTTAAATCCGCCTTTCGTAGGCTTGTATGTCTGCGGTCCGACAGTGTACGGTGATGCACATCTGGGACATGCCCGGCCAGCCATTACCTTCGATATCTTATTCCGGTATTTGCAATATTTGGGATATAAGGTGCGATACATCCGGAACATTACGGACGTCGGTCATCTGACGAATGACAGCGATGACGGGGAAGACAAAATCGAGAAAAAAGCCAGGCTCGACCGGCTGGAACCCATGGAGATTGTCCAATTCTATACCAACCGTTACCACAAAAATATGGAACAGTTGAACACCTTGCCGCCGAGCATCGAACCACATGCATCCGGACATATCATCGAGCAACAGGCGTTGGTAAAAAAAATTCTGGAAAATGGCTTTGCCTACGAGAGCGAAGGCAGCATATACTTCGATGTCGAAGCTTATAATAAAAAATACCAATACGGAAAACTCTCCGGACGAAAAGTAGAAGAGTTGTTCGCCAACACCCGTCAACTCGACGGACAAAACGAAAAGCGCAATCCTTACGATTTTGCATTGTGGAAAAAAGCGACTCCGGAACACATCATGCGCTGGCCTTCTCCATGGAGTGAAGGTTTCCCTGGATGGCACCTGGAATGTTCGTGTATGAGCCAAAAATACCTGGGAGATACGTTCGACATTCACGGTGGCGGACTCGATTTGCAATTTCCTCACCACGAATGCGAAATCGCCCAGAGTACCGCTGCCTACGGACACGAGGCTGTCCGTTACTGGATGCACAACAATATGGTAACCATCAACGGGCAGAAAATGGGAAAATCGTTAGGGAATTTCATCACTCTGGACCAATTGTTCAATGGCGAAAATGACGTTTTGGAGCAGGCTTATTCTCCGATGACCGTTCGCTTTTTTATCTTACAGGCACATTACCGCAGCCCGCTCGATTTCTCCAACGAAGCATTGAAAGCAGCGGAAAAAGGTTACGAACGTTTGATGGCAGCCGTTGAGGTTTTGAACAAACTGACTCCGTCTACTCAAAATACGGTCGATGTGGAAGAATTGTGGACCAAATGCACAGAAGCGATGAGCGATGACCTGAATACCCCCATATTGATCTCTCAATTGTTCGAAGGCGTACGCATCATCAATTCGATTGCAGCCGGAAAAGAGCAGATCAATCGGGCCAACCTGGATCGCCTGAAAAAACTGTACCACGACTTTGTATTCGATATCCTCGGACTGAAAGCAGAAACCGAGTCAATAGGCAAAGACCATGAAGCGCTCGGTAAAGTTCTGGATATGGTTATGTCTATCCGTACAGAGGCAAAGCAAAAAAAAGACTGGGCTACGTCCGACAAAATCCGGGATGATCTGAAAAATGCCGGCGTCAACATAAAAGACACGAAAGACGGTTATGAATGGAACATCGAATAA
- a CDS encoding glutaminyl-peptide cyclotransferase yields MPYLFICIVLLLFSCGNNPSEKKTAAPPVPAGTPKENIKYVNGIKIETPAKQENFRFHDPVNLSFTAKERFEVDSAHIFLNGKQIGTTGKGIQTFSFTVPTSKVGPSTLKVTVFHPDNKRSISTQTIVVKPDKAPRKYTYDVVKTYTHDPKAYTQGLVYQDGFLYESTGQYGESGIRKTDMNTGKILSTLNIDSKFFGEGITIYKDKIYQLTWTSRKGFIYDVKSFSLESTFNYNTQGWGITTMGEKLIMSDGSNKLFHIAPSSFNVIKETEVYDNNGPVDRLNELEYIDGLIWANVWMQDRIVLIDPESGEIKGEIDLSRILSPNERNNLGDSDNVLNGIAWNPGKKTVYVTGKRWPKMFELKIRGQAK; encoded by the coding sequence ATGCCGTACCTGTTTATCTGTATTGTACTTCTTCTGTTTTCTTGCGGTAACAATCCATCGGAAAAGAAAACGGCTGCCCCTCCGGTGCCAGCCGGTACTCCTAAAGAAAATATCAAATATGTCAACGGCATAAAAATCGAGACTCCGGCCAAACAAGAAAATTTCCGGTTTCACGATCCTGTAAATCTCTCGTTTACAGCTAAAGAACGGTTTGAAGTCGATTCGGCACACATCTTTCTGAACGGGAAACAGATCGGAACGACAGGAAAAGGTATACAAACGTTCAGTTTTACGGTTCCGACAAGTAAAGTCGGTCCTTCTACCCTTAAAGTGACGGTCTTTCATCCGGATAACAAAAGAAGCATAAGCACGCAAACCATTGTTGTAAAACCGGACAAAGCCCCCCGTAAATATACCTATGATGTCGTAAAAACATACACTCACGATCCGAAAGCTTATACCCAAGGCTTAGTCTATCAGGACGGATTTCTATATGAAAGCACCGGGCAATACGGCGAATCCGGTATCCGGAAGACAGACATGAATACCGGAAAAATCCTTTCCACATTAAACATAGACAGTAAGTTTTTCGGAGAAGGCATAACCATCTACAAAGACAAGATATATCAATTGACCTGGACCTCCCGGAAAGGATTCATCTACGACGTCAAAAGCTTTTCCCTGGAATCCACCTTCAACTATAACACACAAGGCTGGGGTATTACAACTATGGGAGAAAAACTGATCATGAGCGACGGAAGTAACAAATTATTTCACATCGCCCCTTCTTCTTTCAATGTAATAAAAGAAACAGAAGTATATGACAACAACGGACCGGTAGACCGGCTCAACGAATTGGAATATATCGACGGGCTGATCTGGGCAAACGTGTGGATGCAGGACCGCATCGTACTGATAGACCCGGAAAGTGGTGAGATAAAGGGGGAGATCGATTTAAGCCGGATATTATCTCCGAATGAAAGGAATAATTTGGGCGACAGTGATAATGTATTGAACGGTATCGCCTGGAATCCCGGAAAAAAAACAGTATATGTCACAGGCAAACGCTGGCCGAAGATGTTTGAATTGAAAATCAGAGGTCAGGCAAAATAA